In Candidatus Micrarchaeota archaeon, the genomic window TTGATCAGGTATTCAGCCATATCAAATGGAAGGAATGGATCAAAGAAAACCTTGATGTGGAGATAGAGTTCCCAATCATTGCTGATGATACAGGAACCGTTGCTGACCTCTTAGGACTTATCCATCCAGAGAAGGGAACAAACACGGTTCGTGGAGTGTTTGTAGTGGATGATAAAGGTGTCATACGCGCCATTCTGTATTATCCGCAAGAGCTAGGTAGAAATATCGATGAAATAGTGAGGATGGTTAAAGCATTACAAATCTCTGACAAGGAAAACGTTGCAATGCCTGCTAATTGGCCTAACAACGAGTTGATAGGCGATGAAGTAATAATCCCGCCGGCCAGTGACGAAGAAACTGCTAAGAAGAGAAAAGAAGAGTACGAATGTTATGACTGGTGGTTCTGTCATAAGAAACTATAACTCTTTTTCTTTTGTTTTCTGTTTGCCAAAAACGATATTCTTTATGCCTTTGTGAATAGTTCTCTACAAAATTAATCTGCAATCTCCAGAGTTACTGAATGATGTAAGAAGGAAAACAAGAAGTTGACCATCCCTGAGGAAACGGGTGGTAAACAGGTATAGGCAAGATTATGGATAGATAAATTTTCGGAGATTATGTATAGATGAGGAAACGTGGTATGTTCTTAATCTACTTACCCATCTATTTTTAAAAGGGCATATTCTAAATTGAATTGGTGATTAGAATGATGTCAGACATACCTAAGAATA contains:
- a CDS encoding peroxiredoxin, producing MEGFEEYYGVPMIGEKFPEIEVQTTHGKIKLPEHFQGKWFVLFSHPADFTPVCTTEFVAFQKRYNKFKELNCELIGLSIDQVFSHIKWKEWIKENLDVEIEFPIIADDTGTVADLLGLIHPEKGTNTVRGVFVVDDKGVIRAILYYPQELGRNIDEIVRMVKALQISDKENVAMPANWPNNELIGDEVIIPPASDEETAKKRKEEYECYDWWFCHKKL